In the Populus nigra chromosome 2, ddPopNigr1.1, whole genome shotgun sequence genome, GATTTACATAGTAATTGGGTGACAGAGAACTGTGGTTTTGCATTTCTTGAGTTGGATGATTTAACAATACTGTTGGGATTTCGATGTGATGTTATGCCATGCCTTGATGCATTTTACAATCATGATGTGGTAGGGCTGCTTCAAGACACTCAAAAGacttttaaatgaaactctGTGTGGACTATATCAAGTTTTTCGTTTAGCAATTACATAAAGAATTGGTTCAAATTTTTATCTGGCATGGTTGTCTTAGAAATAAGTACTATTCGACTTTCATTCTATGCTTATAAGGTTGAGCTGATTGTGGAGAAGCTATTATAATGTGCTAATGTTCTAAGAAGCTGAGTTGCCCACCGAAGTCATTGCAGTCTCATTCCTTTTTATATGCTTGCATTCACCAAGTTTCATCGTGAAAGCAAAAATTGGCTCAAATCAGCTTCAAATCTGTGGGAATTTGGTGGAAAAGCATTTTGGTTGGGACAaagggaaaaaacaagaaaaattgagaaTTGGCTAGTTTTACAATAGCATCCATTAGCATTTCATTAGACTATCACTAGTTGTAGAGTGAATATGTGATGGCATAACTAATACATGATGCATTTGCCAGTATGTTGAGTTTGGAGGTAAAATTAGGTTTTGGGGATGGTTTAATTCTGAGTTGCTAGTACTTGTTGTTTTAATTCTAATAGATAAACCACCCCCCCGCACCTATGATATGGAACCATGAAATGTTGCCTTCTGGCTTTAAGTTCCTCTTTTAGGAGGTTTTTGTAAGCAGGCTTGCCATCCATTTATGTTCTGTGATTTAAACGAGTCAGATTACTTATATGCAAATAAACAAGATATTGGTTAGATGTCTGTATTATGTTTCCAAATGTGCCCTTTTTTTTGGAGAGTAATCATGTTTGCAACATGACAAGAAACAGTGTGTTTTTTATGCAGCATTAGACCCCATGTCTTCACTTTTGTTTCATCCTACTGTTGTCAtcattccttttccttttgtttctgaACCTATGGAGTCTAGCCATAGCTTAGACCACTTCAGGGAAAAGAACTACTGATGTTGGTTGTGAATCATGTTTAGTTAGAAAATTTTTATCcatattttatgtttgattaatttGAGACGTATCTGTTTCtgtttatttgtttgtgttGTAAATATTAGTTGATTAATATTTTAGCACCATACTATTTTTTCACAGGTCAACTTCCGAGTCTGGTCAGTTCCAAAAGCCATCTTCAAATTCAGCCAGGCCAGTTCCTAGTGTGATGGAAGATCTCTTTGTAGTCCTAGAGTCAACTTCAACCCCTCCAACTTCATCATCGGGGCTGTTAACAGACCCATTGGAAGAAATTAGTAAAATCAGTAACACTGGAAACACTAAGATTAATAGTTCATCTGTAAATATGGCAGTATTTGATGACCTAGATCACCTTAATGATCTTGGGAAATCTGTGCCTCCTGAGATCAACAAGGGAGGGGAGAAAAGGAGCCCTTTAAGAACAAGATCAAGCTCAGGTGGTGCATATTCATCTGTGAGTAAAGAATCAGTTAACAAATATCCCTTGGAGAATGCTGTGGGCCACTCGCAGAAGAAGACACCAGATGATTATCAGGAATCTCATGAAGCCATATTTGATATGCCTGCTGCTTCAACAGATTTTCATAGATCTTTTGGTCAAAATGTCTCTCCTCCTTCATATGTGGATATCAATGCTAATGAGATAAATTCCTCTCCCAGATCTGAAGAGGTCTCTGAATCATCTGATGATGTATGGCTTACTGTGTCTGAAATCCCTCTTTTTACTCAACTCACAAGTGCACCACCACCTTCAAGACCCCCACCTCCAAGACCACCACGAATATCAAAGTCAGAGTTTGGCTCTTTTGCTTCCACAAACTCTAGAAAGAAGTTCAATGAGTATCCTTCTTTCCAAAATTCCACTTCATACTCTCAAAATACTAGACCAGACCATGCTTCAAGGAATTCAGTGACTTCTCAAATTGATGAACTTGAGGATTTTGTAACGGTAAGGACTCAAAATAATGTTAATGAATTTGCAGACGTTCTACCTGGTGATGATGCAGATAAAACTTCCTCTTCTGCTGCTTCTGCTGCTATGAAGGAGGCCGTGGATAAAGCAGAGGCTAAATTCCGCCAAATGAGGGAGAGGGAATATCTAAAGGCTGCTAGAAACAAAGAAGCTGGTCAGCTGGATAAAGATATGCAAGATGCTCAGCAGAGAGAATTAAAGGAAAGACATGAGAGATTTGATCGTGAGAGACAACAGAGggaaaaggaggaggaagagagagagCAGAGAAGATTtgagaaagagagggagagggctCGTGAAATTGAGAGGGAAAgggaggaaaaagaaagagagcaaaggAGGCTTGAAAGAGAGAGGGAGCGAGCAAGGGAGATtgagagagaaagggaaaaGGGCAGACAAGCAGTGGAAAGGGCTACTAGAGAGGCACGTGAAAGAGCAGCTACTGATGCTCGCCTGAAAGCTGAAAGGTCTGCTGTGGAAAAAGTATCTGCTGGGGCTCGAGAAAGAGCTGAGAGGTCTGCTGTGGAAAAAGTATCTGCTGGGGCTCGAGAAAGAGCAGAAAGGGCTGCTGTGCAGAGAGCACATGCCGAAGCACGTGAAAGGGCAGCAGCAGAGGCAAAAGAAAGGGCAGAAAAGGCTGCTGCAGAAGCCCGGGAAAGGGCAAATGCTGAAGTTAGGGAGAGGGAAGCCCGGGAAAGAGCTGCTGTTGCAAGGGCTGAAGCTGATGCTCGAATTAGAGCAGAACGAGCTGCTGTAGAAAGAGCTGCTGCAGAGGCTCGAGAGAGGGCTGCCGCTGCCGCTGCTGCCAGGGCAAATCAACAAAAGAGTGAAAATGATCTCGAATCATTCTTCAGTGCTCGAGCAACCAGTGCACAAAGACCTAGGACAAACACTTTGGTTAGGACCAAAAGCTTTCATTCATTCACTGACTTGTTGTGGTATCAGTGGGTTAATTTTCTGAACCTTTATTACAGGATCCTTTCTCTGACAGCCAGAACAAGGGAGGGCCTGAACCAGTTAGAAGGACATCTGTTGGGGCTACGTCTAGCGTGAGAAAAACATCTTCAACAACAAATGTTGTTGATGATTTAACTTCGATTTTTGGAGGTAGTTATGCTGTCCATGAGAATGTTTATTCATGATACCATGATTCTCTTTAGTTGTGAATTGGCTGAACTACTTCTGCTTTGTAAAGGAGGTACTGGATCATCTGGAGAGTTCCAAGATGTTGAAGGGGAAACTGAAGAAAGGCGAAAAGCCCGATTGGAACGCCACCAGAGGACTCAGGAGCGGGCTGTATGTTTTGCATGACATGATTTTATTGACAGTTTTGAGAGTTGCATCAGATACTTGTTTATTACTGCACATTAGTTCCACAGATTTTAATCAAGCCTATATGTTCAGGCAAAAGCACTGGCCGAGAAGAATCAACGTGACCTTCAAGCTCAGAGAGATCAAGCAGAGAGACATGTAAGTGGCCCAGCCTTCAGTAATCCTTTTTTAGCATTGTCTCTATTCGTATTGTCTTAAATCTTTGCTGAAAACTGGGGATGGGGGAGCCAGGGTGGCAGGGGTTGGATTTGGAGTTTAATGACTTTTCCCTCTAGAGTCAATACTGTTTTTGCTCATGCTATATGCAGCAGCATGAAGGCTTTTATTTGGCCTGAGTGGGATTTTCATAGACAGAACCATGTCAAACTTTGGTCATGTTTTGGTTTAACTACTATGGGCTGGCTGTAAGTAGGCTCTAACTATCTATAAGTTATcctttgaaatcaaaattacaacAAAAGTCAGTCATAATATATCCAAAATGGTTAGTGGTTAGTAGCTAAACATATCTTGTTGAATGTACATTGACCCATATAATTGAGTCAAAAGAGGGTAGTCGTTATAGTGAACTACTTAAGATTGTGATTATGCTGGACTTGGGTGTCATACAGAGGCTCAGGCCTTGGACAACATTGTTAGCCAGAAGTGATTATGAGAATGATGTTTTTCTCCCAACTGTAAGTCCATTGATTGTTCTCAAATCCGGAAGTGAACCAAGCTGAATCCAGTTCCACTGTATCAGTTGGTTCTTCACTTATGTCAATGGTAAATACAAGTTTCAGCCCACCAAACAAGTTTATCTGTCTTATTGGAATTTGATTGTAACAGGTTTCATTTCTTAGAGAGTTAACAAACAGTATGTTGTTGATTGAAGcctagcttctttttttcttccattccTTCCAGTATTCAAGAGTGTGAAAAATGTTTCAAGTTGCatcttgttcttcttttctcatggctttttatttttcccaaTTGTTAGATATCTGATACTGTTTTACATTGATTTCAGAGGATTGCTGAAACATTGGATGTTGAGATCAAGCGTTGGGCTGCAGGAAAAGAGGGGAATCTCCGTGCTCTGCTATCAACACTACAATAtgtgcgttttttttttttggatcctaTATGATCACATCCAGCATAATACTTATGTGGAGAATAATTTATGGATTACCTTTACTAAGTGGGTTTTTCCATATCCTTTATTGATATCttttatcccaaaaaaaaagCATACCCTTTATCTTGTGCATCAATATTaaacagaatttttttttggctactGCGATTTACGCATAGTAGTATTATGCAACATCTAGCTGTCCATGTGCTCATGTCCATTGTCTTTTTTCTTAGAACTGATTTGAACATTTAGGCTcctgaagtaataaataattgtCCTTGTGGATTTGTTATCTGTGGAGCACCTCATTTCTGGTGAGTTTGCCAATGtttcctaaaattattttccatcTTATTGAAACTGAAACCTTGAAAGAGCTTATGAACACGAAATCTTCTCGTCTAAAGAACCTGAGCACGAGGATACCTTTTTCTTtgcttcctttcctttcctttatctGTCAATTAAGATGACAGATCTTGCTGCTCCCCTAGTTCACTTCATTCTTTACGTGTTACACATGCTACTTTCAGGTGCTGAGTTTTATCCTAGATGCACCTTTGATTTTAACTTGCTCTTAAGAGACTACTCCCTGCAGTTTTGTTAAAACAATGACTTTATAGGTTtgtcaaaataagaaaactgaTTTGTATAtgctgtttcttttttgttaatttgtgaattaaaaaaagaagacgaagaagaaggtAAGACCATCATGTAGCCTTGAAGATCCTAGGATGAGCTCTTCCATAAAACTTGTTATTAGTTCCGAACATCAGAATATTTAACATGTGATCGTCACTTCTATGATCTTTAGCTGTTGGTTAATTATAGCACTTTCTTTATTGATAGTCATTGTAAAGTAGAATATTGTTTTCATCTCTctgtttctaaaatattttgtgcAATGATCAGGTTCTATGGCCTGAATGTGGATGGCAGCCTGTTTCCTTGACCGATTTGATCACTGGCGCTGCGGTTAAAAAAGTTTATAGAAAAGCAACCTTATGCATTCATCCTGATAAAGTGCAACAAAAAGGCGCCAATCTTCAACAAAAATACATTGCTGAGAAAGTGTTTGACTTACTTAAGGTATTTCTTCAATCTCTATGTGGCAAAGGAAAAGCATTGCGGGTCTCTATCTGTGATGTGTGAAAATACTTGTAGTGGCCTCTCAATCTCATTGCCTTGCTCTCATCACGagtttcttttgttaaaatagGAAGCATGGAACAAGTTAAATTCAGAAGAGCTTTTCTGAAACCCTGTGATTAATATTCTGCTCCGAGTACTCGATCTGGCCACTGCATGGTTCATTGGCAGTGGAAATGCTCAACTCTTATGGCAGATGTGTTTTTACTCTTACATCCGCCGCAGTTGTCGATTTGATACTGCAAAACATAAGCTGATGGGAGGGGGGCTTAGGAGGTTTCTTTTTAATGGTTGAGATGTGGGGGGGCGCGTGCCAGCCCTCCCTTGATTCAGGCTGCTGTAAATCATGTTCAAACAAACACACGGCACCTGAAAGTTGGGATGCTTCTTCATGTAGGGTTGTCGGCATTTGACACGATCGTCAAATTTAGGTGCCAAAGCCTATTTTGCGTGGGATGGAAGTGGTCTTTTTgtgttaattctttttataatcatatttttttggtggGTTACCCGTTTAGCGGGCAAGAGCGTGATATATTGAGTGATTCCATATATGTTAAACGACGATATATTGGCATTGTATGATTATtgttgatccaataactcagcCCTACATTTCACACTTACATTTATGCATGCATTTTTTTCCCCCGTcgcttcctctttcttttcttttttcttgtactGTAAGATTTAAAACTTAACGGGAGGGAGCATGTGCCGTTATTTCACGCTCTCGGTCATATCATTGGAGCTTCTTTCAGTAGCTTTCCAGGTAATACACAAGCCACAGCTCTGAGAAAGCCAAATGCAATAGCTCCAAAGCAAAATCAACACCGCCATTGTTCCATGATGTTTTGTAAAACAAGCAAGCACTTGAACAACACTGCACTGTATGCATCAACTAGACATCTTCCTGTGATTATTACATTAAAGAAGTAAAAGAAACTATATAACCACCTCAAAGGTGCTGCAATCCTGACAAACAATAAATAATGCAGTTAAACCAAATCTAGTTTCACTGCAAAACTTTGGTTTCAATCTACAGCCACGGTCAAGATGTTCGTCGTGGGCTCCTCCCAGTTGGATCTGCAACACGTCCAGATTAATCTGAAATGACGAACCAGTACTATCAGTTGTTTTACTAAGAATCCCCCCAGCTAATATGATGTCAGTTTTCATGGAAATATGAGGGAAAGTAAGAAGTCGCAAGTTcctaaacaaacaaataatttagaGTCTAGGCAGGAAAGAGTTGAGAAATATGGTGGTGATAACACAATCGGTGGCAAAGCCAGGAATTTTTCCCAGTAGAGTCCATCAATAACCATCAGTTGTTTGAAAAGTTACGTCTTAAAATGCTTAAGAAGGTATATCATAAAGgtatttaaataatgaaaaatacagTAGAGGCAGTGaacgatatttttttcatagacGTCCGTAATggcttctcaatttttttatgcttatatattaaaatgacaagTATATGTAAATGAACAAATTCACAAAGTACAAAATACAAGGAATTAGACAAGCAAGAATGTGTGAGTCGTGTTTTGCTCGgtcaaatctaaaaatactgAAAGGAAAAGGGCTATGAGAGAAATGCTCAGTGAGAAAAAAAGCAAGGAACTTGGGAATGGATAAGAAAATGGCTGGGCACTAGAACAATATAATAAGAGAAGGAATTCTATCAACACTACCTGATAGAAAAGTTCCACTTTTATTTTAGCAAGTCCCTTTATAGGACAAAGTTCTTAAACAGCACAGTAGGTAAAAAGCACTGAACTAATTCTTTAGAAAAAAGAGCGCATGACAGAGAAATAAATTTTGCGGGATCATTTTaagttttgtaatatttttagtgAAATCAAGTTAGAAATCATACTGCGTAACTCGTTATACTCTAAACCAAAATTTACtaccattaatatttttttctctctcaatttaGACGATAATAATTCACTTAAATAGCCTCATCTCAACTACTTGTAAACTATGCAACCTTTGATTAGGTTAATGCATTGTATGTTTGGTTGTGAACCTCCTTtcccaaaaagaaaataaaagaaactgcATACTGCAGTGTactaaaaggaaagaaatgggAAGAGTGGGTTTGTGAATGGGATGTTTGAGACACTGAGATGGAAAGAAAAGTTCGTTGAGGCTGGCATGATACCAAAaccagtaaaaataaaatacaaagaagaAGTTTGGAGTAGGTAAAATCATCCAGCATCAGATGGCTAAAAATTTGGGAATTCAATTTTTAACTTCTGCATGCAAGGCAATAAGGGATTTTGTCAAAAATTGGCTCTAGAGAACGCTCAAGTCGTACTTAAAATGAGGTACAATTGCAGTAAACTATATGCCACCTTTTTAAGTGTAATTGCATGGTAATTTATtacatgccaaaaaaaaatcagtgaagTTGAGATGGAAAACCTCATCGCCTTTATTGAGTTCAAGTTCACAGAGAGTGCAATATATGCGCTGATGGTTCTCTCGCAACTTTCCTTGCTTACATATGGGACACCAGATCTCCTTGGCCACCTAGCATCAATGTCAGAAAGCTTTATAAACTCCATTTCTTTTAGGTTAGCATGAAAACAGCAGCAAAAGAAGCTTTATTGATCACAACTGCATTTTCTGTTATGCCCAGTggcacaaaagaagaaaaataatttctagcaAGAAGGATTCCACAATCCTAATCTTAATTTCCAATAAGAATATATATGAATAACACCAGGAGAAGTCAGAGAGGATAAGAAGATATACTTCATACACGAAGCAGAAAGCCTAGGGCTTCTCAATCTCCACATTCTGTCACACTATCTGTCCTCTGGTTTTACTTAACCACTATTGCATTTGGCATAAGAACGGGCGACAGTTCTATCAATCTTTGGTATTTTAATTGGTTCCTTGAATCTCAAGCTAACTAAGTTGACTCAATCAAATAGTCTTGTTTAGTTTCATCGACTTGGTTAACCATTCTAGCAAGTTCTAACAGGTTGTATTTATTTGGTAACGTTCCCAGGGCTGGGATGTGGAAAATAACATCTAGTGGGCTTAAACCACAAGTTTGTTTACACGCACTAatattttacccaaaattgTGGGCATGAAATGCATCTAAATGGCATTATAATTGACACTAGTAGAAAATCAAACCTATAAATGCTAATGTCAGCTACAAGGATGAGTATTCTGTGCATCTATGTGCATATCAGATATATAATCAAGACTTGATTAGACAAATATCTGCAAGCTATCATACCTTCTTATCACTCAATTGCATGTGCTCATAAACAGCATGAGCCAAGTAATCATCTTCTTTGTCTTCCCAGGTTTCAATATAGTTTTTTGGTTCTGCATGGAGTTAAGAGTAAACAATTAAGCTCAAAAAACATGATTCAATTGATTAGAACCTCCTTAGCACATAAACAGACATAAAAACATGAGCAAATGCAACACTGAAGGTATGCAAAATTCAGATTGGCAATTTAGTTGACAATCAAATACACTCCCCGCGTGTTTTCAGGCGATAGATTAGAAAAACAAGttgcaaaacataaaaatgaagaaagtgCAATAACAATTGCAAGCAATTAACTTTGCATTTACATTCAAGTTATATTTATGCTGATAACAGAACCTGGGCGTACCCactcctatatatatatgcaggacaagattttttttttttccctctagaAACTAGTAAATTTTTGTAAGAGAGAAACACACTAACCTTCTCTAGTTGTCTCATCCCTAAGATCTTCATAGAAGATCTTTTGCATTTCTAACAAAATCTCTTCGCACTCGCCTTGATAAGCATCATGAAGACCATCATATTCCCACAACATATCATCATTCGCCTCAAGGGCATGAGTTGGAATTTTGAACTGTTCGTTtaacgacgacgacgacgacgacgacgagttcttaattttttccaGTTCATCAGAAACTATGTCCTGGAGAGCATACTTGATGATATCCTAAACTCAAAAACAGTAAACAGGGGATTAAATCAAGAATTTCAAGAGATAAAAAAAGCAGCAAAGAAGAAGGgagtaaaagaaagagaagatgaCCTTATTATCTAAAGATTTAGCAGTGGGCAACCTCATATTCCAGAGCAATCGGGTCCTGTCTTCACGCACTCTTTTGTAACAGTTTTCCCTCAGCTGAAAAGATcgaaattttttgtttattcattTAGACAAGTCTAAAAACTCAAAGCATtcattcaagaaaaagaaaaaaaccaaccttGTTTTTCCAGGAGGGGTAACCGTTGAAAATTGATTGGGTTTTAAGAGACTGTCGTTTCGATGTTGGGGCTGAATCATTTTCCGTTCTGTCTTCCATTCTTGCTTGCGAGCTTTCTCCGACAAGTTGCTATGAAGCACCACACCCCAGAGAAAGGAAAGATTGCACCGCAGTCAGAAGAGGAGGTGATGGGTGATGGTGCCTTCTGGTTGGCGGGAGTTGGGTTGGTCTGGGCTTCTCACGGGAGCCCAGTTATCACTTAGTTTTGTCGGCCCGTAAACATTACAGGTTCTATCTTTGTTGGccctaaaaaatattacttggTCCGGCCCATAAACGGCCCATTTATTCCTGGTCTAAAACCCCTAGATGACAGCGTAGCATGATGAAGATATATGGTAAAGACTTGAGCAACagcagatatttttttatttttgtttttacgagttaagaggaaaaacaaaaaacaaaaagagcagACACAAACTAGAAGGAGGATATTAcagttaatattataaaaaaaaaacagaaaataaaaaaggagatgataaaacccaaaaccctactGCTTTTGGTGACATCTCCCCCCTAACCCCCTCTCCTCTCCctgtttcttcttcctcttctccaACCACCCACCCCTTCTCTCACGCACACTGACACACACCTCTTCATTTTCACTATCGCCACAATACTGTAAGAGTAAGCAAGCAATCTTCCACTATTCTCTTCCACTCACTCCACAATTCTCATAAAATATCCACGCTCATGCATCCTCCTTCTTTATTTTCAACTAATTACTACTGTTCTATTCTACTTCATTTGTCTACCCTAGgaaacattttgtttttcataggaATGGAGTGTTTCATTATCTGTGGCTTTAGAAGGAAGTGGAGAGTGATGAATAGTCtatatcaattttttgtttttgtttttgtttttttttctatccgaggatatttgattttcttgctgATGATGGTGGGATTGGTTTGTTTGGTGTGGTCAGGATGTGGGAAAtccaatttgattaattatcgTCAAATTCGTTAACTGAAAGGAGAGGTTTCACTGCAGACGGAAATGAAGAGGAAATCGCCACTCCAGCTTCAAGCCCTTCTGAAATTCTATGCAGGTCTTTTCAATATTTTGGGATttttcttgtattgtttttattattattttgagttaattatagtttttaattcatAAGGGAAGGGAAGTTTCTGTGGTttgattacttcataaaaaaCACCATTTGCTTTTCCTAGTAACAACTCAATTTTCCCAG is a window encoding:
- the LOC133682752 gene encoding auxilin-related protein 1, producing the protein MDDFPGLLARDFGYKPQGKSAPMAPPRNTNSDNTNFNLGSGGSVHIRSSISNKSAPIFDDHVGTDGLLFNNAFDGPLKYSESRGGASTTTSSFDYDSIFKDQNSKSASLPVFDKPVYDDDIFDGLPGLKNSSTDGGSASAAPKFDNVFASVSSPPKQHRRPPARESSPFDDLLGNLGKKETESKTESRKVEKDSTAFDDLLPGFGGSSSPSVNRSTSESGQFQKPSSNSARPVPSVMEDLFVVLESTSTPPTSSSGLLTDPLEEISKISNTGNTKINSSSVNMAVFDDLDHLNDLGKSVPPEINKGGEKRSPLRTRSSSGGAYSSVSKESVNKYPLENAVGHSQKKTPDDYQESHEAIFDMPAASTDFHRSFGQNVSPPSYVDINANEINSSPRSEEVSESSDDVWLTVSEIPLFTQLTSAPPPSRPPPPRPPRISKSEFGSFASTNSRKKFNEYPSFQNSTSYSQNTRPDHASRNSVTSQIDELEDFVTVRTQNNVNEFADVLPGDDADKTSSSAASAAMKEAVDKAEAKFRQMREREYLKAARNKEAGQLDKDMQDAQQRELKERHERFDRERQQREKEEEEREQRRFEKERERAREIEREREEKEREQRRLERERERAREIEREREKGRQAVERATREARERAATDARLKAERSAVEKVSAGARERAERSAVEKVSAGARERAERAAVQRAHAEARERAAAEAKERAEKAAAEARERANAEVREREARERAAVARAEADARIRAERAAVERAAAEARERAAAAAAARANQQKSENDLESFFSARATSAQRPRTNTLDPFSDSQNKGGPEPVRRTSVGATSSVRKTSSTTNVVDDLTSIFGGGTGSSGEFQDVEGETEERRKARLERHQRTQERAAKALAEKNQRDLQAQRDQAERHRIAETLDVEIKRWAAGKEGNLRALLSTLQYVLWPECGWQPVSLTDLITGAAVKKVYRKATLCIHPDKVQQKGANLQQKYIAEKVFDLLKEAWNKLNSEELF
- the LOC133682753 gene encoding uncharacterized protein LOC133682753, which gives rise to MEDRTENDSAPTSKRQSLKTQSIFNGYPSWKNKLRENCYKRVREDRTRLLWNMRLPTAKSLDNKDIIKYALQDIVSDELEKIKNSSSSSSSSLNEQFKIPTHALEANDDMLWEYDGLHDAYQGECEEILLEMQKIFYEDLRDETTREEPKNYIETWEDKEDDYLAHAVYEHMQLSDKKVAKEIWCPICKQGKLRENHQRIYCTLCELELNKGDEINLDVLQIQLGGAHDEHLDRGCRLKPKFCSETRFGLTALFIVCQDCSTFEVVI